DNA sequence from the Papio anubis isolate 15944 chromosome 7, Panubis1.0, whole genome shotgun sequence genome:
ACACCAGTGCCAGAGCCTGCTCAGTGGGGCAGAAGCAGGGCAACATGGTGCCCACAGCATCCACGATGGCTGCCAGGTGCTCATCCTGCGCCTGAGGCCCACAGAGCTGCATGAAGTCTGCCAGACGCAGCAAGTATTCAAGGTTGTGGCCGGAAAAGCCCCGGCAGGCCAGGATCTGCGTGGCGATGGCCTCTTCAGGCGCAGGGCCCAGGTAGCCAGGGTTCTGTGGGGTGGCCACATAGGCCAATGCCTTCAGTGGCTGGTCAGGAGCATCTTGGGGATAGAAGGTGACCTCCTTGGTATCGTAGCCACCAAGCACTGCCTCTCGCACATTTAGGTACTTCAGGGCTTCGCTTACCTGCTCCCCTTGCACTTGATATGCCACGCCCCAAGTGCAGCCCTGGGAAGAAATAAGGACACCCAAGGTCAGTTATGACAGCTCCTTGCTGCTCCCTCTCCTATGCTAGCATGCCACCCCCACCCAGGACTATGCTCTATAAGGGAGGCTGTGGTAGGCTGATGAGCCATCTGGTGGCAGTCCTCAAGCCATTGTTCCCTCTTTCTTAAGAACAGTtgaaaggccaggtgcggtggctcatgtttataatcccaacactttgggaggccaaggcaggtggatcacttcaggtcaggtggtcgagaccagcctggccaacatggtgaaaccccatctctactaaaaatacaaaaattagccaggcatggtggtgcacacctgtaatcccagctacttgggagggtgaggcagtagaatcatttgaacccgggaggtggaggttgcagtgacttcagcctgggtgacaagagcaagactctgtctttaaaaaaaaagaaaaaaaaaagaaatagttgaggccagatgcagtagctcacgcctataatcccagcactttgggaggctgaggtgggcagatcacttgaggtcaggagttccagaccagtctggccaatatggtgaaactctgtctctactaaaaatacaaaaactagctgagtgtggtggtgcatgcctgtaatcccggctactcaggaggctaaagtgggagaatcgtttgaacctggaaggcagaggttgcagtgagccaagatcgcatcactgcactccagcctgggcaacagagcgagactctgtctcaaaaacaaacagataaacaaaagaaacaacaacaacaacaaaaaacagttggCAAAGTGGTCTAGTACCAGGGAAGACAGGATTCCTCCTCAAAGCGTGGTCCAGGATGCGGTGGCATCGCCTGTAAGCTTGTTAGGAATGCTGTGTCCCAGGACCCACTGTCATGCTACTGAACTAAGATCTGCATTCTAACAAGATCCTCACGTGATTCGGTGAGAAGCACTGAGCTAGAACACGTTTCTGCTCTGCCAGAGAAGCAACACACAGAGCTAGCCTGCAGCCTATGAGCTCTATCTGCCGGTCCCCCTTTACCCTGGGCCAGGGTCCCCTTCATGATTCAGGCACTTACCTCATGGTCTTCAAGGAGCGTCACCACACGGCCAGGctagggagggaagaaagatttTGAAACAGACAAGTTAGAAATCAGCTCTGCCATCAGCAAGGAAACCTTTATCAATCCCACTGGCCTGCGCCCCAGAGTGCCCTGCTCTGCACGCTCAGAGTCCCATTCATGCAGGGGAAGGTGGGGGAGTGATGCACGGATGTAGGAGAAACAGTAAGACAGATGTCAGTGGTCCCAACTGGTGATCAATACAGGGATCCACAGGTTCACAGACTCCAGCCATCACAGTGATGCACTGGACACATACATTTAAATAAGCCACAAACCCCAGACACAGGTTTACACATTTCTTTCTATTAGCCCAGAAAGCCCCGGACATTCCAGGGCACTGGCGCCCAGTATCCCGCCCCCAACCCCCTCACTCCCCTGGGCACGGATGGATGCTCACCATCTTGTCGCTGCCCCGATGGAAGGTGTCTCCCTGCCAGAAACGGCGGCTGTAACCGCGCACGAAGCCCACACGGCTGTCGCTGTAGGCGAAATCGGGCCTCCACACCAGGGAGCCGTACCCGAAAATCCACAGAGCTTGAGGGTCGCCGTCGTTTCGGGGAAATTGAGCGGACGGTGTAGGGGACTGCGAGGCGGGCGGGGTGTTCGAGGCTGCAGACTCCTGCTTCATGGTGCCGGGCACAGGGATAGGCCCAGGCGGCCTCCGGGGCTGGTCTCCGGCGTGGGCACGGAAAGACCGACGGACGCACACACCTGGCCTGGCACCGCTCGGTCGCTCCAGCTGAGCGCCCCCCATGGAGGCGCCCTTTAAACCCTCTTGCCGGGAGACCACGCCCACCACGGCCAGCTGCCGCGGTGATTGGGGCGGGGCAAATCCCCTTTTGGCCAATCAACTTCGGATTGTGCTTCTCACTTAACCCCGCCCCGGGCCCAGCGCGCCCGCTGATTGGTTCGGCTCCACCTCTGTGGCAAACCTGGCAGGAGTGATGCAACGGCAGGGGAGGTTTCTCTAGCGCCGGCATGCAGCAAGGGCGCCTCGGATTGCGTCAGGCGGCGGGCAGGGGGAACCCACCGGGCACAGGGCGGGCACCGGGAGTCTCCCCAGCCGCCCCCTCATGGCCTGGGCCCCTTGGAGGTACGGCGAGCGAGTCCCAGGCGGTGTCTGACCAGCCTTGCCGCTTGTGCACCTGGCCGAGTCCCTGCCAATCTAGGTGGCACAGACTCAGTCCCAAGTCGAGTCCAGGGCACGTCCAGAAGGAGCGCTCTGGGCGTCGTAAAATTCCGTCTCTGGAGCCCCTCCTGAGATCATGCACTGCGGGAAAGCTGTCGGAGGCACCGTCCGCATTCCACTCAGGTGCCTCACGCCGTTGGCCAGTGTGAGCAAACGGAGAAACTGGGTCGCGGGGGGCGGCAGGGGGTTCTGCAGAGACTGCGGGAATGAGTTAGGTAGGCCAGGCGCCTGAAACTTACAGACCTCACATGAGGGCTACGCCCCTGACCAGGTGtgggaccccttgagcccaggtagGCTCGAGGAAGAGCCTGTTAGAGCGCTTGGATGGGCCGGCAGTCACTTGGGCTATAAAGGGTATAAAGATGCAAAAGCCAGGCTAGTCTTGCCCCCAAGGCGATGGGTTTAATTCTTCCTGGACGTGAGATTTTGCAGCAATGATTAATCCTTAGGCACAAGGTCCCAGGAGCAGCGGGCAAGGAGGGCCCAGTGAGGTCCTCACAAGGCTATGGCCAGCTACTGGTCTTCGCCCTTGGCTTCTAGCCTCCCAGCCGAGTCCACAGGCCTACTGGGGTTGACCCCCTAAACAGCAGCAAGGGACTGCCCTCTGGGGATGTCACtgactgtaaaatggaaacagagaCAGCTGAAGGCCTTCTCTCCGAACTGGCCAGGAGATGGCTGGCAGGGGAAATGTGCAACATGGCTTCTCATTCGATTCTAATTCAATATTTAAACTAAACGTGATCTGCACACTTCACATATTCATTCCCAAGGTGTCGCAGACGTAAGTGGGAAAGTTGCACAGCAGTGTGTATAGTACGAagctatttctttaaaacaaaaagtattcgTGTAAGAAATAATCTGGAAGAATATATCTAAACTGTTAGCAGAGGCTGGCACCAGAGGAGGACTTTCAGTATCAAACttaaacattaatgaaaaagtctggattttttttttcctttgagatggagtctcactctgttgcccaggctggagtgcagtggcccaatctcagctcactgcaagctctgcctctccggttcacaccattctcctgcctcagcctcccgagtagctaggactacaggggtccaccaacatgcccagctaagtttttgtatttttagtagagatggggtttcactgtgttacccaggatggtctcgatctcctgaccttgtgatccgattacaggtgtgagccaccgcgccctgccaaaaGTCTGGATTTTTACAAGGAGCATGAATTACTTTtccaaccaggaaaaaaaaatatatatatatatatagatagatagatagagagagagagagagagagagagagagaggcacatGGTCCTTTCtggttattcctttttttttcactttctctccATTCCCCACATTcactctccctcttctcttctaTCCTGTCCACTTTAGTTCATGTGAGCACCTCCTTTGTTGGTAGCTTCTTAGAAGAATGTCCTCTTCTCCATTCACCAGCTATGGGTTGTAGGCCGGGAAGTGGGAAACTGGTATCCACACATTGTTGAAGTATCTTTCACAAACAACCCTTTGAGAAAGCAGCTTGGTGATACAAATCAAGAATCATAAAATATCCCTGCCCTTTGACCCAATACTCCTTCAGGAAATTATTCAAAATACGGGAAAAGCCATATGCCTGAATATTTTCAAtgcattgttacttttttttttttttttttttttttttgaggcagagtctccctctgttgcccaggctggagtgcagtggcacaatctcagctcactgcaacctccgcttcccaggttcaagcgattctcctgcctcagcctcctgagtacctgggactacaggcacctgccaccacgcccgggtaatttttgtatttttagtagacacggggtttcgccatattggccaggctgatctcaaactcctggctgtgatctgcccacctcggcctgccaaagtgctgggattacagacgtgagccaccactcccggccattACTTATTatagcaaaaacaagaaaaaaactacttaaatatCCAAAATTAGCTAAATGTTTAAGGAAATTATGTCAATTTACCATTCATATGACGGAaaaatgtacatgcacacacacacacacacacacaaacaacctAAATACCCAGCAATAATTAGTTGCATAAATATGATACAGTCCATTGAATTTGTGCAGACATTAGAAACAATTATGTATgtcgggccgggtgcagtggctcacgcctgtaatcttaacactgtgggaggccagggtgggcagactgcctgagctcaggagttcgagaccagcctgggcaacacggtgaaaccccgtccctactaaaaatacaaaaaaaattagccgggcacggtggcgggtgcctgaaatcccagttactcgggaggctgaggcaggagaattgcttcaacccaggaggcggaggttgcagtgagccaagattccaccattgcagtccagcctgggcaacagagcaagacttcgtctcaggaaaaaaataatgtagtaAAAATGTGTATGAGTGCATATTAAggcaaaaatgcaaaatataaattttcatatgTACTATTgttaaaaacagtaacaataaagATAGGGAGGCAGCAAATACCAGTGTGTTGGGATTGTGAGCAGTTCTCTCCTTTGTTTTCCAAGTTTTATGGAAAgtaatgtttaaataataataagttaatttttgctgggcgtggtggttcacacctataatcccagcactttgggaggccaagcaggaagatcgcttgagctcaggagtttgagaccaacctggaaaacataatgaaacctcatctctacaaaaaatttttaaaaattagcccggcttagcgacatgcacctgtggtcccagctgctcaggaggctgaggcaggagggctgcttgagcccaggaggtcaaggctgcagtgagctgtgattgtgccactgctctccaacctgggcaacagagcaagatcctgtctataaaaaacaaaaaaaagttactttagAGTCATTAGTGGTTTTCTGGTGGGGGAGGGATAGATAGCATCCCTGAAACATTTAGGGAACATTCTCATGATGCCCGTTCTCAgacctcctcccaccctggccaaAGTCCCAGTGTTTCATAACTCATTTGGCAATGTCTTCAATAACCTGATCTTGCTCCTGGCAGAGTCAGACATTCCCTCCTCTATGTTCCCACAACACTTTACGCCACTGCAGTTTACTGATCTGCCCCTTCCAATTTGTGCTTACAACAGAAACACTCATTTATTACGTGcataccatgtgccaggcaattGCTAAACGCCTTTACATCATCCATTCTAATTACACGTTTCTTCACTACTTTGTGAGGTAAatatcatttcacagatgagcatGCAGGAAAGCTAGGTAAGCCCTGTTGGTGACGTACCAGAAAGTAGTGGAGCCTGGGTCTGAAGGCAGCTGGGCCAGCTCCAGAGCCTCCTGGCTGGGAATCATTTGTGTCCTGCCTGTCACTCACCTGAGCGCTTCCCGAGAGCATGGTTCATCGCTGAAGGCCGAAGAGAACCAACACAAGTCAGGCACGTGGAAGATTCTCCACAAATATAGGTAGAATAAGTGAGGCTGTTGCTTGGAAAAGGCCAGGGCTATATCCCATGTCCCACATAACACAAGTTCAACCTCGACCCTCAAAATAGGAATCTCCACAGAAGTTGGCCCAGGGGATCTGCAACACCTT
Encoded proteins:
- the CHAC1 gene encoding glutathione-specific gamma-glutamylcyclotransferase 1, translated to MGGAQLERPSGARPGVCVRRSFRAHAGDQPRRPPGPIPVPGTMKQESAASNTPPASQSPTPSAQFPRNDGDPQALWIFGYGSLVWRPDFAYSDSRVGFVRGYSRRFWQGDTFHRGSDKMPGRVVTLLEDHEGCTWGVAYQVQGEQVSEALKYLNVREAVLGGYDTKEVTFYPQDAPDQPLKALAYVATPQNPGYLGPAPEEAIATQILACRGFSGHNLEYLLRLADFMQLCGPQAQDEHLAAIVDAVGTMLPCFCPTEQALALV